A window of the Syntrophothermus lipocalidus DSM 12680 genome harbors these coding sequences:
- a CDS encoding DUF5305 domain-containing protein: MRINKIEIESKMRRVIIFTLSLLVVGAGVYCIFAWNRPDHVVEPRPVYSYSQEGKLSYNVILKANSVFPTTVMGPGKTYFAKLVQSIPVVYSYRFTGDKPASMEATYSMVAVVDAPKMWSKEFVLIPPTKVQAEGKELSFVKTIDLNLDTYNQFLKSVNQELGVSAREPRLVLKGEVLMKAVSSEGIINGSVNPRMVIPLTSGDFQISGSLTDSKPGTLKIKERVIDQGALVARKISVIALGFLVLVLLGTVLLTSSRIKPVDEVTRSVQMIIKKFSDRLIKREDVLVLPQGVTEIALSSVKELEAVADEISKPVIFGFDYKGVYVFCLIDGRVAYTYRVVASEKAVPHQLSEPLKKQVPNTVLSGKTTSWKEGTL, encoded by the coding sequence ATGAGAATTAACAAGATTGAAATAGAGAGTAAAATGAGGCGTGTTATCATTTTCACCCTCAGTTTGCTGGTCGTCGGCGCAGGAGTTTACTGTATTTTCGCTTGGAACCGTCCGGACCATGTAGTGGAACCTCGGCCCGTGTACAGTTACAGCCAGGAAGGCAAGCTAAGCTACAACGTCATCTTGAAAGCGAATTCAGTTTTTCCCACAACTGTAATGGGACCGGGAAAAACGTACTTTGCCAAATTGGTTCAATCTATACCCGTGGTTTATTCGTATCGCTTTACTGGTGATAAACCGGCTTCTATGGAGGCTACCTACAGTATGGTGGCGGTGGTCGACGCTCCTAAGATGTGGAGCAAAGAATTCGTTTTGATCCCGCCTACTAAGGTGCAAGCAGAAGGGAAGGAATTGTCCTTTGTCAAGACTATAGACCTGAACCTGGATACCTACAACCAGTTTCTTAAATCAGTGAACCAAGAGCTGGGGGTGAGTGCGCGAGAGCCCAGGCTGGTTTTGAAGGGCGAAGTCTTGATGAAAGCCGTTTCTTCTGAGGGCATCATAAATGGAAGTGTTAACCCTAGGATGGTCATTCCCCTCACCTCCGGTGATTTTCAGATCAGCGGGAGCCTGACAGACTCAAAGCCAGGAACCCTCAAAATAAAGGAACGGGTTATCGACCAGGGTGCACTGGTGGCGAGAAAAATTTCCGTGATAGCGCTAGGATTCCTAGTGTTAGTACTTCTAGGGACGGTTTTGTTGACTTCGAGCCGGATAAAACCGGTAGACGAGGTCACGCGGTCAGTCCAGATGATAATAAAGAAATTCAGTGACCGGTTAATCAAACGGGAGGACGTGTTAGTGTTGCCCCAAGGTGTGACTGAGATTGCTTTAAGTTCGGTCAAAGAGCTGGAGGCCGTAGCCGATGAGATATCCAAGCCCGTAATTTTCGGTTTTGATTATAAGGGAGTATACGTTTTTTGTCTCATCGATGGACGCGTGGCTTACACTTACCGGGTGGTTGCCAGCGAAAAGGCGGTCCCCCACCAACTGAGCGAGCCTTTGAAAAAGCAAGTACCTAATACTGTCTTGAGTGGAAAGACCACCAGTTGGAAGGAGGGAACCCTGTGA
- a CDS encoding signal peptidase I — MSRNRLRLSRGWLLVLALTVGCVGFCNLLAPRLFSGFVAAYVAQPIAWMLLFVYVYRRFPRPGLGKRSLRVKLLKIAAALALCQIYLMVVAGLLDKFGRSPNSFKLSGIIINLIFVTSGLLAVEFSRNYLMANSLRRPSNSVAIAIAVLFTGLLLPWKQFPALDSGLETWARFSGSTLFPVMAENLLASFLCMWGGAWPAIAYRGTLAAFNWFCPVLPNLNWALKTLTGTLVPTVGAVFVYESCSMNMKGIPGRQKKIKPGQAVNWAITSALAVILVWFAIGVFPIRPLVIYSGSMRPTIDVGDVVIVAKRNPRLLHAGEVIAFRVPDSPVPTVHRILAARTEGSDRLFTTKGDANANPDSGQALGDNVIGKVVLVIPKAGWASIALRELFV; from the coding sequence ATGAGCAGGAACAGGTTGAGGTTGTCCAGAGGCTGGCTACTGGTGTTAGCATTAACCGTTGGTTGTGTTGGGTTCTGTAACTTGTTAGCACCGCGCCTGTTCAGCGGGTTTGTTGCAGCGTATGTCGCCCAGCCCATAGCCTGGATGCTCTTGTTCGTGTATGTTTATCGCCGGTTCCCGCGCCCTGGTCTAGGAAAAAGAAGCCTGCGTGTAAAACTCCTCAAGATCGCGGCGGCTTTGGCTTTGTGCCAGATTTATTTGATGGTTGTGGCCGGGCTTCTGGATAAGTTTGGCAGGAGTCCTAATTCCTTTAAGCTTTCAGGTATAATAATTAACCTTATCTTTGTGACGTCAGGGTTGTTGGCTGTAGAATTCAGCCGCAACTACCTTATGGCGAACTCACTACGGCGGCCGTCGAACTCAGTGGCGATAGCTATCGCAGTATTGTTCACAGGCCTGCTCCTGCCGTGGAAGCAGTTTCCGGCTTTAGATTCCGGGCTTGAGACCTGGGCAAGGTTCAGCGGTTCTACCCTCTTCCCGGTAATGGCTGAGAACCTGTTGGCTTCGTTTTTATGCATGTGGGGTGGGGCGTGGCCAGCCATCGCTTATCGCGGAACCCTGGCAGCGTTTAACTGGTTTTGTCCGGTTCTCCCGAATCTCAACTGGGCGTTAAAAACACTTACCGGCACCTTGGTGCCCACGGTTGGAGCGGTATTTGTGTATGAGTCCTGCAGTATGAACATGAAAGGGATTCCGGGCCGGCAGAAAAAGATAAAGCCTGGCCAGGCCGTGAACTGGGCAATAACGAGTGCCCTTGCAGTAATCCTTGTTTGGTTTGCCATCGGGGTTTTCCCGATTAGGCCTTTGGTCATTTACAGCGGGAGTATGCGACCGACCATCGATGTCGGGGACGTAGTCATCGTAGCCAAGCGTAATCCGCGCTTGCTGCATGCGGGCGAAGTTATAGCGTTTCGGGTTCCGGATTCACCAGTTCCGACTGTACACCGAATTCTGGCTGCGCGAACAGAAGGCAGCGACCGGTTGTTTACTACTAAGGGGGATGCGAACGCCAATCCGGATAGCGGCCAAGCGCTGGGGGACAACGTTATAGGCAAAGTAGTTCTGGTTATCCCCAAGGCAGGGTGGGCTTCTATAGCGCTGCGGGAGCTTTTTGTCTGA